From the genome of Desulfovibrio sp. JY:
GGTCGTTTATGGGGTCCCAGACGGTGTAGTCCGCGCCGTTTAGGATGCCGCGCAGGTCCGAGGAACGGCGGGACAGGATGCCCTCCAGGCCGCAGCCGAACTGGGGATAGAGGATTTCCAGGGCGTAGGTGGGGCTGACCGTGGTCACGATATCCGAATAGGCGATACCGGCTTTGAGCAGGTTGAAATCGCCCCAGAATTCCGCTCCGTCCATGTTCCAGGCCTCGCGCGGCAGGCCCGAGTTCCAGAACAGCCGCGAGGCGAACCGGCCCTGGAAAGCCAGGTTGTGGATGGTCATGATGGTTTTGGTGTTGCGCCAAAACGGCGCTTCCGGGCGCAAATAGCGCAAATAGGCCGGGACCAGGGCGGTCTGCCAGTCGTGGGCGTGGACAATGGCCGGCGCGCCGTCGAGGCGGCTGGCCCAGGCCATGGTGGCCCGGCAGAAAAAGATGAAGCGCTCGCAGTTGTCGAAATAATCGCCGTCATGGGTGTTGTAGTAGAAGCGGCGGTCGAAGTATTCGCCCCGCGAGACGAAATAGACCGGAACATCGTCGCAGGTGGCGGTGTAGATGTCGGCGGTGATGGGAGCCCAGGGATAGCCGACGCGGCATTGGGAATAGATCAGCCGCAACTGGTGGTCGGCGGTATTGAGCCGGCCGTAATACGGCGTGATCAGGGCGACGTTGACCCCCTGGCGCTTGAGTTCCTTGGGCAGCGCGCCCATGACGTCCCCAAGCCCGCCGGTTTTGGAAAAGGGGTACATCTCCGAAGCGACAAAGAGGACCTTGTGATGAAACTTCATCGCACTCCTCGGCCTGGCCGGTTGCGTTCACGGACGAAAGCCGCCGCGTCTGCCGCGTGCATGGCTTCCCTCCTTCCGCCGCCGTATTCCGGCTTGGCGGCTGTCAAATCGTGGCTGACCCGGCGGAGTTCCGTACCAGAACGGTGCGCCCCGCCGAGAATTCCCCAGAATGCTCCAGTCTAACGCGGATTGACCCTTTTGAACAGGGCGACGTAATCACTTAGAATCCGCGCGTGGTCGAAGCACAAGGGACTTGGCCACTGGCCGACGGGAAACACCCCGACCTCCTTGGCGTCGTCGCCGGCGGCCAGTTCGTCCGGGTCGAGGGCCTGGGCCGTGTAGACAACGCTCATGGTATGTTGTCTTGGATCCCTGGACGGATCGGAGTAGACGCCGAGCAGCCCGGTCAGCTCGACGGTGAGTCCGGTTTCCTCCTTGGCCTCGCGCACGCAGGCGACTTCCGCCGGCTCGCCGTAATCGATGAATCCGCCGGGCAGCGCCCAGCCGAAGGGTTCGTTCAAGCGTTTGACGAGCACGATTCCGCGCCCCGGAAGATGAATGAGGGCGTCCACGGTGGGGACGGGATTGCGGTAATGCACCACGGGCTGACCGCAATGGGGGCAAGGCTTGGTAAGGGCCATGAGGCAGCGGCTCCTGAAGGGGCCTGGGACGCTTTTTCCCGCCTTTTAAACGAAATACCGCGCAAACGGAAAAAACGGTCTCAAGCGTTTATAAAAATACGTTTTTCCAACATGTCCAAAGTACGCGAAATGCACTTCCCTGACAAGGTCGTTCTGGAACATGCCGGAGCTTTTGGAGATTTCCTTCTGGCCTGGCCCGCGTTCCTGTCCCTGGCCCGGCACTTCGCCGACCGGCCGGTTCATTATGCCGTGCCGTCCGCCCACGCGCCCTGGCTGGCCCCCTTTGCCACGCCCTGCCCGCCCGAACTGCGCCGGGGGCTCGACGCCCGCTTCGCCGGGGAGACCTGGCCACAGGCACTTGCCGGCACGCTGGTCGTGCGCCCCGGTCTGGGCAGGCGTCCGAAACTCCCGGACTGGAAGGAATTCCTCTTTCTGCACGGCATGGCCGCCGGCCGGGACGTTTCCCCGACGACGCTCTATAGCGAGGCGCTCGCGAAACACGGCATCGCCTTTGCCGCGGACTGGGCCGAAACGTTTCGGACTCATTTCGGCCGCCATGCCCCGACAAGCGACACGGCGCTGCTTTTTGCCGGAGCCGGCAGCCAGGACAAGGCCTGGCCGCTGCCTCGCCTCAAGTATCTGGCGGAAATGTTACGGGCCCATGGCATGCGGCCGGTCTTTGTCCTGGGGCCGGTGGAGCGCGAACGCGGCATTGCCCCGGCCGGGGACGAGGTTTTCACGCCGGACACCATGGCCGAACTCTCCCGGGCGCTTTGCGCGGCCCGGTGCGTGGTCGGGCCGGACTGCGGGCCCATGCATCTGGCCGGGATGCACGGCGTGCCGGGGGTGGCGCTTTTCGGGCCGACGTCGCCGGCCCAGTGGGGACCTTCGGGGATGGAGATCGTCACGGCGGGGCTGCCCTGCGCGCCCTGCGCGGCCATGACGTCCGGGGATTTCGCGCCGCAGTGTCCCCGACCGCTGCCGTGTCTGGCCGGCATTGCGGTGGAGACCGTCTGGAACGCGCTGCGGCGTCGCCTGGCGCTGTCGCGTTGACAAGGCACCACGCTTCGCACACTATGCAAAGAAGCGGATCGTTTGCAACGAAAGGGTCGTGTTCGCACGATCAATTCGCTGCAAATCCAGAACATCCGGTTTTATAGAAAATGCCTATGAAACAGACCAATATCGTCGTTGCGGCCATACTGGCCTGGATGTTGCCGGCACTGTGTCTGGCGACGGATTTCAGCACGATTTTCAAAAACAACACGGACTCCGTCGTCACCATAAAATCCGGCAACAATATCGGGACCGGGTTTTATATCACGCCCAATCTCATCGTCACCAACCTGCACGTCATACGTAGCGCCCCGGACATCAGCTTCGCCACATCGTACAAGGACGGATTCGCCAGGGTCGATGCCGTCGCCGCCCTGGACAAAACCCACGACCTGGCCCTCCTCTACGCGAAAAAACCGGGCAAACCCGTCATCCTGGCCCGGTCCGCCGACCTCGTTCCCGGCATGGAACTCGTCTCCATCGGCTCGCCCCAGGGGTTCGAGAAGACATTCGCCGGCGGCAATTTCAGCCAGATGCGGCAAGGCGGCCTGATGCAGATTTCCATCCCCGTCTCCCCGGGCTCGAGCGGTTCGCCGGTATTCGACGCCAAGGGACAGGTGGTCGGCGTGGTCGTTGCGCAGCGCAAGGAAGCCCAGAACCTCAATTTCGCCATCCCGTCCGAATTCGTGCTCGCCCTCCTGCAAAAAGCGGAAGGCATTCCCGAGCAGGAATACATGACCACGAGCGCGTTCCATCAGGCGAACAAGGACGATCGCCAGAGCGCGGGCACCGGAGCCGTCCTCAAAGATTACGGCAATATCGATACGGGCCGCGACGGATGCAGGAATTTCAGCTCGACGTTTTTCGAATCACCGGCCGCCGGCCCGATCAAGAAATGCGTCTGCAACGACGCCGTCATCTATACGAACATCATCTGCCAGTGTCCGGCGTGTCGAAAATGACGCCCGCGCGCATCATTCCCCCACGAGGATAAAACCCGCCGCCCGAAGCGCACCAAGCGGCGTCGCGCCTTCCCGAAAAATGCGCAGTCGTCGGCCGCCCAAAAGCCCGGCCACGGTCGAGGCCACCCCGCCCCCGGGAGCCGGCCCTTCGGTAACGACGCCATCCGCCGCCGCCACCACCGCCGCATCGAGGGCCTCGGGAGAAGCCGCCGGCGGGTTGCCGCTCACGTTGGCGCTGGTGGCGACCACCGCCCCGCCGGCCAGACGACACAGCGCCGCCGCCGTGGGATGCGGCGTGAACCGCACCGACACCCGGCCCGCGGCGTCCTTGACCAGCGCCGGCAGTTCCTCCCGGCACGGCACCACCAGCGACAGTGGCCCCGGCCAGAACCGGCGGGCCAGATCGTCGAAATCCGCCGCCAGGGGACCGGATGCGAACCCCGCCGGCAAGATGGCCGCGAACTGACCCATCTCCCCCACCAAAAGCGGCAGGGGCTTGGTCGCCGGTCGGGCCTTTATTGCCACGATGCGCGCCAGCGCCGACGCCTCGGTGGCCAGCGCGCCAAGCGCGAAAAACGTCTCGGTCGGATAGACCAGGCAGCCCCCGGCCATAAGCCCACGCGCCGCCGCCGCAATATCCAGGCGGGGCATGCCGCCCGCCCCCTTCGTCTCATCCGATGCTGGAATGGACATTTATCCCCCGGTTCCGTACTTCCCTAAAAAAGCTAGCACCATTGCCGCCAGGGGAAAAGAACCGCCATGTCGACCGATTTTCACGATTGGGACCTGCCGTCGTTGCCGACCCCCAGCCCGGGATTTCCGGCCGGCATCTGCCAGGCCATGCCCGTCTGGGTTCTCACCTCGCAGCAGCCGGAACTGCGCCTGTCACTGTGCCGCATCCTGGCCGGCCAGCCAAATCCCGATTGCCTGGCCGCCGCCCAGGGCATGCTCGCCTGGGCCTTTCAGGAAAACCCCTTCGACGCTGCAACCGCCGCCTTTCTGGAATCGCTCCAGGACGCGCACCCCTTTCTGCCGCCAAGGACAGTCGCCCTGCTGCGCCTGACGCGCGCCGCCACGGCCTCGCCACCGGACGACATCCGCTTCGAGGAACTGCGCGCCGGCGGCGACACGGCGCTTATCATCCGCTACCTGGAACTGGCGGCCAGGGACAAGGCTCAGGCCCTTTCCCGCCTGGCCCCGGCCTTCGCCACCCTGTGCCGCCTGCCCGACGCCGACGCGGCCACGTCCCTGCTCGCCGGCTTCGCCCCGAACCTGCCGCCCGCGCTTTTCGCCCGGCTCGCCACCGAGCTGGCCTGCCTGCGCCGGCCGCCCGAGGACGCCTTGCCGCACCTTTGGGCCCTTGACCGCGAGACCTGGGGGCTTTACGCAGCCGTGGCCGCCTCGCACTGCTTTTCGCGCCTCGGCGAACGCGACAAGGCGCATGGCGCCTGTCTGGCCGCGCGAAGCCGCCTGCCCCAGCACGTCAACCTGACGCTTCGGGCCTACGAACTCAGCCTTCCCCGCACCACGCCGCCCGCCCCGGAACCGAACGAAGCGGCCGTGTGCCTTTATTCCATGAACAAGGCGGAACTCTTCCGCGAATGCCTGACGCACCTGGCCACGACCGACCTCGGCGGCAGCCTCGTGGCCGTGCTGGACAACGGCTCGAACGACCATACCCCCGAGGTCCTGGCCGCCGTGGCCCCCCTTTTCCCCGAAGGCCGCTTCGTCTCCGTGCGCCTGCCGGTCAATATCGGCGCGCCCGGAGCCCGCAACTGGCTGCTCGCCCTGCCCGAAGTCGCCGCCTGCCGCAACGTGGCCTTCCTCGACGACGACGCCTTCCCCGAGCCGGACTGGCTGCCACGACTCCTCGAAAAAGCCCGCGAATTCCCCGACGCCGGGGCTATCGGCTGCGCCATCGTGGATACGGACGCGCCAAACGACCACCAGTCCGCCGACTTCAACCTCTTTCCCCCGGAAATGGGTGCGCAAAGCCTGCCCGAAACCAGGGAACGCCTGTTCGTGTGCGAGCCCTGCCGGGGAGCGCCCGACATAAGCCTCTTCGCCTACACCCGGCCCTGCCTGTCCGTATCCGGCTGCTGCCACCTGCTCCCCCGCCGCGCCCTCGACGCCGTGGGCGGCTTCGATATCCGCTACAACCCCACCCAGTTCGACGACCTCGACCGCGATATCCGCTGCTTCCTGGCCAACCATCCCGCGCGCTACGCCGGGGCCGTCCGCGTCGGCCACAAACAAGGCTCCAGCCTCGCCCTGGCCAAGACGCAGGCCCAGGTCGCCCATATCGTCGGCAACAAGATCAAACTCGAATACACCGTGTCCGACCCCGACGCCGACCGCCTGTGTCGCGAGAATTTGCAGGGGTTGACGCGGGATCTGGCCGAAAAGGACGCGGCGTTGGCATCAGGCTGAGCTTGAGCCTAGGCGAGGCGAGGCTTGAGAGACAGGGGCTCCGCCCCTGGACCCCGCCGGGGGACTTGATGTCCCCCGGACCCCCTTTTACCGGGTTGGGTTGGTGTTGCTTTGCGTGTCGTCGGGCGGCGGGAGGTCGTATGTTAGTTGCCGCAATCGGCCCGGCGACACGAGGCGCTCCGCGCCTCGACGCCGGACACGATTGCGGCAACAACCGCGCCAGCGGCGAAGCGCCGCATTCAAGAAAAAAGAGGAAAGCTTCCTTTAAACTTGTCGCCCCGAAGGGGCGACTGGCGTGGTGGAGGCGGAATTTGCTTGGGACGAGCTTGTCGCGAAGCGACATGCACCGTCCCGACAAATTCCGCCTCCATCTTCTCCACACTCCGCCTTACCGCCAGCGATCCCCTCCCCCGCCCAGCCAAAGCCCCCGAACGGGGGGTCCGGGGGGCCCGTGGCCTCCCGGCGGGTCCGGGCAGCGCCCGGCGGGGCCTGGGGCGGAGCCCCAGCCCGTCCATCCGCCCTACTTCTGTTCCCAGACGGCGGCGAGACGGTCGAATTCGTCGGG
Proteins encoded in this window:
- the glgA gene encoding glycogen synthase GlgA, which encodes MKFHHKVLFVASEMYPFSKTGGLGDVMGALPKELKRQGVNVALITPYYGRLNTADHQLRLIYSQCRVGYPWAPITADIYTATCDDVPVYFVSRGEYFDRRFYYNTHDGDYFDNCERFIFFCRATMAWASRLDGAPAIVHAHDWQTALVPAYLRYLRPEAPFWRNTKTIMTIHNLAFQGRFASRLFWNSGLPREAWNMDGAEFWGDFNLLKAGIAYSDIVTTVSPTYALEILYPQFGCGLEGILSRRSSDLRGILNGADYTVWDPINDRYLPSAYNPDDLAGKKTCKRNLVAELGIDRRFLKRPILGFIGRIRDQKGVDLLIDIMGRLMEQDVAVVVLGEGSLDYEAVLLDMMESYPGKLVVRIGYTEDLAHRIQAGSDIFLMPSRYEPCGLTQMYALRFGTPPVATAVGGLRDTIVPWPDPEATGFTFREPDPELFFQAVRDALELWDQPEAWRGMVVRAMRSDYSWEKAAKNYISLYRELGADI
- a CDS encoding serine protease, giving the protein MKQTNIVVAAILAWMLPALCLATDFSTIFKNNTDSVVTIKSGNNIGTGFYITPNLIVTNLHVIRSAPDISFATSYKDGFARVDAVAALDKTHDLALLYAKKPGKPVILARSADLVPGMELVSIGSPQGFEKTFAGGNFSQMRQGGLMQISIPVSPGSSGSPVFDAKGQVVGVVVAQRKEAQNLNFAIPSEFVLALLQKAEGIPEQEYMTTSAFHQANKDDRQSAGTGAVLKDYGNIDTGRDGCRNFSSTFFESPAAGPIKKCVCNDAVIYTNIICQCPACRK
- a CDS encoding NUDIX hydrolase translates to MALTKPCPHCGQPVVHYRNPVPTVDALIHLPGRGIVLVKRLNEPFGWALPGGFIDYGEPAEVACVREAKEETGLTVELTGLLGVYSDPSRDPRQHTMSVVYTAQALDPDELAAGDDAKEVGVFPVGQWPSPLCFDHARILSDYVALFKRVNPR
- a CDS encoding glycosyltransferase → MSTDFHDWDLPSLPTPSPGFPAGICQAMPVWVLTSQQPELRLSLCRILAGQPNPDCLAAAQGMLAWAFQENPFDAATAAFLESLQDAHPFLPPRTVALLRLTRAATASPPDDIRFEELRAGGDTALIIRYLELAARDKAQALSRLAPAFATLCRLPDADAATSLLAGFAPNLPPALFARLATELACLRRPPEDALPHLWALDRETWGLYAAVAASHCFSRLGERDKAHGACLAARSRLPQHVNLTLRAYELSLPRTTPPAPEPNEAAVCLYSMNKAELFRECLTHLATTDLGGSLVAVLDNGSNDHTPEVLAAVAPLFPEGRFVSVRLPVNIGAPGARNWLLALPEVAACRNVAFLDDDAFPEPDWLPRLLEKAREFPDAGAIGCAIVDTDAPNDHQSADFNLFPPEMGAQSLPETRERLFVCEPCRGAPDISLFAYTRPCLSVSGCCHLLPRRALDAVGGFDIRYNPTQFDDLDRDIRCFLANHPARYAGAVRVGHKQGSSLALAKTQAQVAHIVGNKIKLEYTVSDPDADRLCRENLQGLTRDLAEKDAALASG
- a CDS encoding glycosyltransferase family 9 protein, which encodes MSKVREMHFPDKVVLEHAGAFGDFLLAWPAFLSLARHFADRPVHYAVPSAHAPWLAPFATPCPPELRRGLDARFAGETWPQALAGTLVVRPGLGRRPKLPDWKEFLFLHGMAAGRDVSPTTLYSEALAKHGIAFAADWAETFRTHFGRHAPTSDTALLFAGAGSQDKAWPLPRLKYLAEMLRAHGMRPVFVLGPVERERGIAPAGDEVFTPDTMAELSRALCAARCVVGPDCGPMHLAGMHGVPGVALFGPTSPAQWGPSGMEIVTAGLPCAPCAAMTSGDFAPQCPRPLPCLAGIAVETVWNALRRRLALSR
- a CDS encoding L-threonylcarbamoyladenylate synthase; protein product: MPRLDIAAAARGLMAGGCLVYPTETFFALGALATEASALARIVAIKARPATKPLPLLVGEMGQFAAILPAGFASGPLAADFDDLARRFWPGPLSLVVPCREELPALVKDAAGRVSVRFTPHPTAAALCRLAGGAVVATSANVSGNPPAASPEALDAAVVAAADGVVTEGPAPGGGVASTVAGLLGGRRLRIFREGATPLGALRAAGFILVGE